One Corynebacterium tuberculostearicum DNA window includes the following coding sequences:
- a CDS encoding HIT family protein: MAETFVDSGAGEPDRLERLWAPYRMAYIAKRSKDPFVEAPKGSDEDGLIIARGKTVYALLNLFPYNAGHLMVVPYRKESQLENLTQEESQELMAFAQKAVRVLKRVSRPEAINVGLNLGRASGGSVGDHLHLHVVPRWPGDSNFMTVLDGTKVLPQLLQDTRRVLAEGWREMEEEDSRA; the protein is encoded by the coding sequence GTGGCGGAGACCTTCGTTGACTCAGGTGCTGGCGAGCCGGACCGTCTTGAGCGGTTATGGGCGCCTTATCGCATGGCCTATATTGCCAAGCGTTCTAAAGACCCCTTCGTGGAGGCCCCGAAGGGCAGCGATGAGGACGGGCTCATCATTGCTCGCGGCAAGACCGTCTATGCATTGTTGAACCTGTTTCCGTATAACGCCGGTCACCTCATGGTGGTGCCATATCGCAAGGAATCGCAGCTGGAGAACCTCACGCAAGAGGAATCTCAGGAGTTGATGGCCTTCGCGCAAAAGGCCGTCCGGGTGCTCAAGCGGGTTTCACGCCCAGAAGCCATCAACGTAGGGCTCAACCTGGGTCGCGCTTCGGGCGGCTCGGTAGGGGATCACCTGCACCTGCATGTGGTGCCAAGGTGGCCCGGGGATAGTAACTTTATGACTGTCCTCGATGGGACTAAGGTATTACCGCAGCTTCTGCAGGATACGCGCCGCGTGCTGGCAGAAGGATGGCGCGAGATGGAAGAGGAGGATTCGCGTGCTTAG
- the pgsA gene encoding phosphatidylinositol phosphate synthase, which yields MLSVHGRKPAAVVVEPIAKAFLKLGLTPNVVTVVGTMVTIAISVILIPTGHLFSAAVLSGLFAAFDMLDGTMARLTGKATAFGATLDASCDRITDGALFSAIAWWLIYSADSSRITVIACFVTLVCSQVISYIKARGEASGFKMVGGLIERPERLILGLGGIGLEGLGVPHAIEVALWILAVGSIFTVCQRMVIAARQEQQ from the coding sequence GTGCTTAGCGTGCATGGGCGAAAGCCCGCCGCCGTGGTGGTGGAACCTATAGCCAAGGCCTTTTTGAAGCTCGGCCTGACCCCGAATGTGGTCACGGTTGTGGGCACCATGGTCACCATTGCGATTTCGGTGATCCTCATTCCTACCGGCCACCTCTTTTCCGCTGCCGTTTTGTCCGGCCTCTTCGCCGCCTTCGACATGCTCGATGGCACCATGGCGCGCTTGACCGGCAAGGCTACTGCCTTTGGCGCGACCTTGGATGCGTCCTGTGATCGCATCACCGACGGTGCATTGTTCAGTGCTATTGCATGGTGGCTGATTTATTCTGCGGATTCTTCCCGCATCACGGTTATTGCCTGCTTTGTCACCTTGGTATGTTCCCAGGTCATTTCCTATATCAAGGCGAGGGGAGAGGCATCTGGGTTTAAGATGGTCGGCGGCCTGATCGAGCGTCCCGAGCGGCTTATTTTGGGCCTGGGCGGCATTGGCCTCGAGGGCCTCGGTGTACCGCATGCCATTGAGGTAGCGCTGTGGATCTTGGCCGTTGGCTCCATCTTTACCGTGTGCCAGCGGATGGTTATCGCTGCCCGCCAGGAGCAGCAGTAG
- a CDS encoding phosphatidylinositol mannoside acyltransferase has translation MWDKEDLSAAGYLAGWKVVRRLPEPIARTLFRWGADYASSNGRGMEGLRRNLARVVGPENVTRALVRDSVRSYMRYWMEAFRLPAIHGDAGLHERLLSGLEGLEHFDASAQSGRGTILALPHSGNWDMAGVFLVGHYGQFTTVAERLKPAVLFDAFVDYRETLGFEVLPLTGGEASPFARLKEVLEAGGVVCLLAERDLTRSGVTVDFMGEEANMAAGPAQLAIETGAALHVVHSWFESEGWGLSVSPELEVTDLQETAQRMADGFAANIRRHPEDWHMLQPQWNVDIERRRQARAGKEARNARHTGPSQEGES, from the coding sequence ATGTGGGACAAAGAAGACCTCTCCGCGGCAGGGTACCTCGCGGGGTGGAAGGTGGTGCGCCGTCTGCCCGAGCCCATAGCGCGCACGCTTTTTCGCTGGGGTGCGGACTACGCAAGCAGCAACGGTCGCGGAATGGAAGGCTTGCGCCGCAACCTAGCGCGAGTGGTGGGCCCGGAAAACGTTACCCGCGCGTTGGTGCGCGATTCCGTGCGCTCCTATATGCGCTATTGGATGGAGGCGTTCCGCCTGCCAGCCATCCACGGCGATGCCGGGTTGCATGAGCGCTTGCTCAGCGGCTTGGAAGGCCTCGAGCATTTTGATGCTTCGGCTCAATCCGGGCGCGGCACCATTTTGGCGTTGCCGCATTCCGGCAATTGGGACATGGCGGGTGTCTTCCTCGTTGGCCATTATGGGCAGTTCACCACCGTTGCGGAGCGCCTTAAGCCCGCAGTGCTTTTCGACGCCTTTGTGGACTACCGCGAAACCCTTGGCTTTGAGGTTCTTCCCCTCACCGGCGGCGAAGCCTCGCCTTTTGCTCGCCTCAAAGAGGTGCTGGAAGCCGGTGGCGTGGTATGCCTGTTGGCTGAGCGCGACCTGACCCGAAGCGGCGTTACCGTGGATTTCATGGGGGAAGAGGCTAATATGGCCGCAGGCCCCGCGCAGCTTGCTATAGAGACCGGCGCCGCCCTGCACGTGGTGCACTCGTGGTTTGAAAGCGAGGGCTGGGGGCTCTCTGTGTCTCCTGAGCTCGAGGTAACGGATCTGCAGGAGACAGCTCAGCGCATGGCCGATGGCTTCGCTGCTAATATCCGCCGCCACCCAGAGGATTGGCATATGCTGCAGCCGCAGTGGAATGTGGACATTGAGCGGCGTCGGCAAGCGCGGGCGGGCAAAGAAGCCCGCAATGCTCGCCACACTGGGCCATCGCAGGAAGGGGAGAGCTAG
- a CDS encoding glycosyltransferase family 4 protein, whose translation MRIGIVCPYSFDEPGGVQAHILDLATVFIEQGHHVQVIGPAAESTQLPDFVIKGGPAFPIAYNGSVARLSVGPHVTRKVKQFIKEGDFDVLHIHEPNSPSFSMTALAVAQGPLVATYHASASSSLVLTLAKPFLVPFLEKIRGGIAVSDMARRWQVEQLGGDPVLIPNGVDTSVYAQARRRSPAKAPGDPLEVVFLGRLDEPRKGLDILLSALRQVHHDIRVTIMGGGRAREVEGVDFVGRVSDAEKAEILGRADVYVAPNTGGESFGIVLVEAMAAGAAVVASDLEAFRAVCNADSDEVAGALFRNEDSEDLARVLNEVLDDAEYRAQLVRNGVQRASTYDWDHVAAAVMQVYETVQDGTKVRVKR comes from the coding sequence GTGCGCATAGGAATCGTATGCCCCTACTCCTTCGATGAACCAGGCGGAGTTCAAGCCCATATCCTTGATCTAGCCACAGTTTTCATTGAGCAAGGGCACCATGTACAGGTCATTGGCCCCGCTGCGGAATCCACCCAGTTGCCGGATTTCGTAATCAAGGGAGGGCCGGCTTTCCCCATTGCGTATAACGGTTCGGTGGCGCGCCTGTCCGTGGGACCCCACGTCACACGCAAGGTAAAGCAATTCATCAAGGAGGGCGACTTCGATGTCTTGCACATCCATGAGCCTAACTCCCCGAGCTTTTCCATGACCGCGTTGGCCGTGGCCCAAGGCCCGCTGGTGGCGACGTATCACGCTTCCGCGTCGAGCTCCTTGGTGTTGACTTTGGCCAAACCTTTCCTCGTTCCCTTTTTGGAAAAGATCCGCGGCGGCATCGCGGTATCCGATATGGCGCGGCGGTGGCAGGTGGAGCAATTGGGCGGAGACCCGGTCCTTATTCCCAACGGCGTGGATACGTCGGTTTACGCGCAGGCTCGGCGCCGCAGCCCGGCTAAGGCCCCCGGCGATCCCCTGGAAGTTGTCTTCTTGGGGCGGTTGGATGAACCGCGCAAGGGCCTCGATATCCTACTGAGCGCGCTCCGCCAAGTACACCACGATATCCGCGTGACCATCATGGGCGGTGGTCGCGCCCGCGAGGTCGAGGGCGTGGATTTTGTAGGCCGGGTAAGCGACGCCGAAAAGGCGGAAATCCTGGGCCGCGCCGATGTCTACGTGGCCCCAAATACCGGCGGCGAAAGCTTCGGCATCGTGCTGGTAGAGGCTATGGCGGCCGGCGCGGCTGTTGTTGCCTCTGACCTCGAGGCTTTCCGTGCGGTGTGCAATGCCGATTCCGACGAGGTTGCCGGCGCGCTGTTCCGCAACGAAGACAGCGAGGATCTGGCTCGTGTCCTCAACGAGGTGCTTGATGACGCCGAGTATCGGGCCCAGTTGGTGCGCAATGGCGTCCAACGCGCCAGCACCTATGACTGGGACCATGTAGCGGCGGCCGTGATGCAGGTCTACGAGACTGTCCAAGACGGCACCAAGGTGAGGGTAAAGCGTTGA
- a CDS encoding DUF2029 domain-containing protein, which produces MTEYPHAGTWPTVLLGWLTGENITAFYIGFTIMTLLVDAAFLALLLRHHPTQPRSFQAAWFWVLFGTAAGHTFVWRLDIFPALAVAGAAALLATRPLIASAVLGFATTMKLWPGVLAAGLVGRFNRSATWQRLLAFFCTIVAVCTVTIAASGTDRLLSPLSYQGVRGLQLESIPATFLLLQAHRTPGRWHLGYAPSKSFEISGPGVDTAMTWSTIGTIAMLVFAVGWALYRLCAGGWTTRTTMAFFTVMVLLLIATNKVFSPQYIVWLGPLLAVVIRQRLPQGFAPLQIFQALLAGCTIIAAVLGTLVYPFNYDYIWNHVGENMFAVYLLVARNILIVVMAIIGLVWFAVEVALASKIEQAELQQRQAPSSPVDGAAANTEAKPVFRRRRGRHALAS; this is translated from the coding sequence ATGACCGAATACCCTCACGCGGGCACGTGGCCCACGGTGCTTTTGGGGTGGCTCACCGGTGAGAATATCACCGCATTCTATATCGGCTTCACCATCATGACCCTGCTAGTGGACGCCGCCTTTTTAGCCCTCCTTCTGCGCCACCACCCGACTCAACCGCGCAGTTTCCAGGCCGCCTGGTTCTGGGTCCTCTTTGGCACCGCAGCTGGCCACACCTTTGTGTGGCGTCTCGATATATTCCCCGCCCTAGCCGTGGCCGGGGCAGCTGCCCTTCTAGCTACCCGCCCGCTCATCGCCTCGGCGGTACTGGGCTTTGCCACCACGATGAAGCTTTGGCCGGGAGTCCTCGCTGCCGGCTTAGTGGGCCGCTTCAACAGATCCGCAACCTGGCAGCGCCTCCTTGCCTTCTTCTGCACCATCGTCGCGGTCTGCACCGTCACGATTGCCGCCTCCGGTACCGACCGCCTGCTTTCACCGCTGAGTTATCAGGGCGTGCGCGGTCTCCAGTTGGAGTCCATCCCGGCGACGTTCCTGTTGTTGCAGGCACATCGCACTCCAGGGCGGTGGCACCTGGGCTACGCGCCGTCCAAGAGCTTTGAAATTTCCGGGCCTGGCGTAGATACCGCAATGACCTGGAGCACTATCGGCACCATTGCCATGCTCGTCTTCGCAGTGGGCTGGGCGCTGTACCGGCTGTGCGCCGGCGGATGGACCACCCGCACGACCATGGCGTTTTTTACCGTTATGGTCCTGCTTCTTATCGCGACGAATAAGGTTTTCTCCCCGCAATACATCGTCTGGCTGGGCCCCTTGCTTGCCGTGGTGATCCGCCAGCGCCTGCCGCAAGGATTCGCCCCCTTGCAGATATTCCAAGCCTTGTTAGCAGGCTGTACCATCATCGCCGCTGTGCTGGGAACCTTGGTCTACCCATTCAACTATGACTACATCTGGAACCACGTGGGCGAGAACATGTTCGCCGTCTACCTATTGGTAGCCCGCAATATCCTCATCGTTGTCATGGCCATTATCGGACTTGTCTGGTTTGCAGTCGAGGTGGCCCTGGCTTCAAAGATCGAGCAGGCAGAATTGCAGCAGCGACAGGCGCCTTCCTCCCCGGTGGATGGCGCGGCTGCTAACACCGAGGCGAAGCCGGTATTCCGACGCCGACGCGGCCGGCACGCACTTGCGTCCTAA